The following proteins come from a genomic window of Megalopta genalis isolate 19385.01 chromosome 18, iyMegGena1_principal, whole genome shotgun sequence:
- the mRpS17 gene encoding mitochondrial ribosomal protein S17: MAKNKAAKEVLTYLLGVCVPTAKENAAKIRIRKLEFDNHLLMYFGKHEFVYAIDPNKISKIGDTVLIQNLPERLTRLITHKIVDVVYPLGDMTDPITGKKVVAGKYRDDIEQDTELFGKLDSTFEYDKAPQRGSMEGKRDFSNKKTYVKYNDDPNNDDPCAVNPF; this comes from the exons ATGGCAAAGAATAAAGCAGCCAAAGAGGTCCTTACTTATTTATTGGGGGTATGTGTACCAACAGCTAAAGAAAATGCAGCTAAAATACGTATACGTAAATTGGAATTTGATAATCACCTCTTAATG TATTTTGGCAAACACGAATTTGTTTACGCCATTGATCCGAATAAAATTAGCAAAATTGGTGACACAgttttaatacaaaatttacCAGAAAGATTAACACGTCTTATTACTCATAAG aTTGTTGATGTGGTTTATCCATTGGGAGATATGACAGATCCCATAACTGGTAAAAAAGTAGTTGCAGGAAAATATAG GGATGACATAGAACAAGATACCGAATTATTTGGTAAATTAGACTCCACATTTGAATACGATAAAGCGCCACAAAGAGGATCGATGGAAGGCAAAAGAGACTTTTCGAACAAAAAGACTTATGTTAAATATAATGATGATCCAAATAACGATGATCCATGCGCAGTAAATCCATTCTAA
- the Fcp1 gene encoding RNA polymerase II subunit A C-terminal domain phosphatase Fcp1 isoform X1, producing MGTIEVTFPVGGQPAKILKWRVRMDTMVSAGRVLFLYQNITPGTEDVKGSEKKYRATRFGRVTKLLAREGDIVQPGEVIMILEGCRHPTVMKDLCAECGVDLRVEGVGKESENIQISQASVPMVHSVPELKVCPELAEKIGKEDEQRLLNDRKLALLVDLDQTIVHTTNDNVPSYMKDVYHYRLYGSNSPWYHTRLRPNTRHFLSKMSHLYELHICTFGARNYAHTVAGLLDKDGILFSHRILSRDECFDPASKTANLKALFPCGDDLVCIIDDREDVWQGCGNLVQVKPYHFFRHTGDIHAPPGLEKNDVPVSPELQNTNDHCAEDQSTTNENGASELTKEIFVDSSSEKETHQKFEDKENICESIERNDEITKDNSKDIVIASSNSDAESKDSKISQRKDENEDKTIIQRNDDKEIKISGETDEDRDNKLLEEDDENKDHKILQEKESIALIETKEDIKKNDAKLAENNIIDEDDDDYLLYLEDILRRIHAEFYINYDKENGRKSLRDIIPRVRAQVLKGVHLTFSGLIPTNQKLQQSRAYKVARAFGAEVAQDLTDKTTHLVAIRPGTAKVNTAKKNGKIKIVNPDWLWTCAERWEHVDERLFPLTIKARASRIPPPHCSSPERIDEEERRMENTFADSINPLMSFTPEEIEIMDKEVEEDMDDQEMEPPVFDIEDDDGEEEYDQGVRQEGSDSEDAMHNEQNYVNEPLRKKPKFCRGSSDDDSSSAKEDMMEEDDDDDDDDPVTRFRRGEDLPDDLDLGDNSQDSIEDLEIMDNEDDREWNAMGAALEREFLSE from the exons ATGGGTACAATAGAAGTCACATTTCCAGTTGGTGGACAACCAGCAAAGATATTAAAATGGAGGGTTCGAATGGATACGATGGTTTCAGCGGGCAGAGTGTTGtttttatatcagaatattactCCAGGAACCGAAGATGTCAAAGGTTCTGAGAAAAAGTATCGGGCCACTCGATTTGGCCGCGTCACAAAACTCCTGGCAAGGGAAGGAGATATCGTTCAGCCTGG GGAAGTGATAATGATATTAGAAGGATGTCGACATCCTACAGTAATGAAGGATTTATGTGCTGAATGTGGTGTAGATTTAAGGGTTGAAGGAGTTGGTAAAGAAAgtgaaaatatacaaatatctcAGGCAAGTGTGCCGATGGTACACAGCGTACCTGAATTAAAAGTATGTCCAGAACTGGCAGAAAAAATTGGAAAAGAAGATGAACAACGTCTTTTAAACGATCGCAAGTTAGCtctgcttgttgatcttgatcaAACAATTGTTCATACAACAAATGATAATGTTCCCTCTTATATGAAG GATGTTTATCATTATCGACTGTATGGATCGAACTCTCCATGGTATCACACCCGTTTAAGGCCTAATACCAGACATTTTCTTTCTAAGATGAGCCATTTATACGAACTGCATATATGTACATTCGGTGCAAGAAATTATGCTCATACTGTAGCAGGATTATTAGATAAAGATGGAATATTATTTTCTCATAGAATACTTTCAAGGGACGAATGTTTTGATCCTgcgtcgaaaacagctaatcTCAA AGCTTTATTTCCTTGTGGAGATGACCTAGTATGCATTATAGATGATAGAGAAGATGTGTGGCAAGGGTGTGGTAATTTGGTACAGGTGAAACCCTATCATTTTTTTCGACATACTGGTGACATACACGCGCCACCAGGTTTAGAGAAAAATGATGTTCCAGTTTCACCCGAATTGCAAAATACAAATGATCATTGTGCGGAAGATCAAAGTACGACTAACGAAAATGGCGCATCTgaattaacgaaagaaatttttGTGGATAGTAGTTCTGAAAAGGAAACGCATCAAAAGTTTGAAGATAAGGAAAACATTTGCGAATCTATAGAAAGGAACGATGAAATTACCAAAGACAACTCTAAAGACATCGTTATCGCAAGTTCCAATTCAGACGCTGAAAGCAAAGATAGTAAGATATCACAAAGAaaagatgaaaatgaagacaAAACAATTATACAAAGAAACGAtgataaagaaattaaaatatcagGAGAAACGGATGAAGATAGAGACAATAAACTATTGGAAGAAGATGATGAGAACAAAGACCATAAAATATTGCAAGAGAAAGAAAGCATTGCGTTAATAGAAACGAAAGAAGACATCAAGAAAAATGATGCAAAACTCgctgaaaataatattatagacGAAGACGATgatgattatttattatatttggaaGATATTCTTCGAAGGATTCATGCtgagttttatattaattatgataAAGAAAATGGACGCAAATCGTTGAGAGATATCATTCCACGAGTACGAGCGCAGGTATTGAAAGGAGTACATTTAACTTTCAGTGGTTTGATACCTACTAATCAAAAGCTCCAACAAAGTCGAGCATATAAAGTTGCCAGAGCATTTGGGGCAGAAGTAGCACAA GACTTGACAGATAAAACTACACATTTAGTTGCAATTAGACCTGGCACTGCTAAAGTCAATACAGCTAAGAAAAATGGaaagataaaaattgtaaatccCGATTGGCTTTGGACATGTGCAGAACGCTGGGAACATGTTGATGAACGTCTATTTCCACTTACCATAAAG GCTCGAGCATCTAGAATACCACCTCCGCATTGTAGTAGTCCAGAACGCATAGATGAAGAAGAAAGACGGATGGAAAATACTTTTGCCGATAGTATTAATCCACTAATGTCATTTACACCAGAGGAGATAGAAATTATGGATAAAGAGGTTGAAGAGGATATGGACGATCAAGAAATGGAACCACCTGTTTTCGATATCGAAGATGACGATGGTGAAGAAGAATATGATCAAGGAGTTCGACAAGAAGGTTCCGATTCAGAAGATGCCATGCACAATGAAC AAAATTACGTAAATGAACCTCTGAGGAAAAAACCGAAATTTTGTCGGGGAAGTAGCGACGATGATTCATCAAGTGCTAAGGAAGATATGATGGAGgaggatgacgacgacgacgatgacgatccTGTAACACGATTTAGAAGAGGCGAAGACCTGCcggatgatttagatttaggTGATAATTCTCAGGATTCGATTGAAGATCTTGAAATAATGGACAATGAAGATGATCGAGAGTGGAACGCTATGGGAGCAGCTCTCGAAAGAGAATTTCTTTCTGAATGA
- the Fcp1 gene encoding RNA polymerase II subunit A C-terminal domain phosphatase Fcp1 isoform X2 codes for MILEGCRHPTVMKDLCAECGVDLRVEGVGKESENIQISQASVPMVHSVPELKVCPELAEKIGKEDEQRLLNDRKLALLVDLDQTIVHTTNDNVPSYMKDVYHYRLYGSNSPWYHTRLRPNTRHFLSKMSHLYELHICTFGARNYAHTVAGLLDKDGILFSHRILSRDECFDPASKTANLKALFPCGDDLVCIIDDREDVWQGCGNLVQVKPYHFFRHTGDIHAPPGLEKNDVPVSPELQNTNDHCAEDQSTTNENGASELTKEIFVDSSSEKETHQKFEDKENICESIERNDEITKDNSKDIVIASSNSDAESKDSKISQRKDENEDKTIIQRNDDKEIKISGETDEDRDNKLLEEDDENKDHKILQEKESIALIETKEDIKKNDAKLAENNIIDEDDDDYLLYLEDILRRIHAEFYINYDKENGRKSLRDIIPRVRAQVLKGVHLTFSGLIPTNQKLQQSRAYKVARAFGAEVAQDLTDKTTHLVAIRPGTAKVNTAKKNGKIKIVNPDWLWTCAERWEHVDERLFPLTIKARASRIPPPHCSSPERIDEEERRMENTFADSINPLMSFTPEEIEIMDKEVEEDMDDQEMEPPVFDIEDDDGEEEYDQGVRQEGSDSEDAMHNEQNYVNEPLRKKPKFCRGSSDDDSSSAKEDMMEEDDDDDDDDPVTRFRRGEDLPDDLDLGDNSQDSIEDLEIMDNEDDREWNAMGAALEREFLSE; via the exons ATGATATTAGAAGGATGTCGACATCCTACAGTAATGAAGGATTTATGTGCTGAATGTGGTGTAGATTTAAGGGTTGAAGGAGTTGGTAAAGAAAgtgaaaatatacaaatatctcAGGCAAGTGTGCCGATGGTACACAGCGTACCTGAATTAAAAGTATGTCCAGAACTGGCAGAAAAAATTGGAAAAGAAGATGAACAACGTCTTTTAAACGATCGCAAGTTAGCtctgcttgttgatcttgatcaAACAATTGTTCATACAACAAATGATAATGTTCCCTCTTATATGAAG GATGTTTATCATTATCGACTGTATGGATCGAACTCTCCATGGTATCACACCCGTTTAAGGCCTAATACCAGACATTTTCTTTCTAAGATGAGCCATTTATACGAACTGCATATATGTACATTCGGTGCAAGAAATTATGCTCATACTGTAGCAGGATTATTAGATAAAGATGGAATATTATTTTCTCATAGAATACTTTCAAGGGACGAATGTTTTGATCCTgcgtcgaaaacagctaatcTCAA AGCTTTATTTCCTTGTGGAGATGACCTAGTATGCATTATAGATGATAGAGAAGATGTGTGGCAAGGGTGTGGTAATTTGGTACAGGTGAAACCCTATCATTTTTTTCGACATACTGGTGACATACACGCGCCACCAGGTTTAGAGAAAAATGATGTTCCAGTTTCACCCGAATTGCAAAATACAAATGATCATTGTGCGGAAGATCAAAGTACGACTAACGAAAATGGCGCATCTgaattaacgaaagaaatttttGTGGATAGTAGTTCTGAAAAGGAAACGCATCAAAAGTTTGAAGATAAGGAAAACATTTGCGAATCTATAGAAAGGAACGATGAAATTACCAAAGACAACTCTAAAGACATCGTTATCGCAAGTTCCAATTCAGACGCTGAAAGCAAAGATAGTAAGATATCACAAAGAaaagatgaaaatgaagacaAAACAATTATACAAAGAAACGAtgataaagaaattaaaatatcagGAGAAACGGATGAAGATAGAGACAATAAACTATTGGAAGAAGATGATGAGAACAAAGACCATAAAATATTGCAAGAGAAAGAAAGCATTGCGTTAATAGAAACGAAAGAAGACATCAAGAAAAATGATGCAAAACTCgctgaaaataatattatagacGAAGACGATgatgattatttattatatttggaaGATATTCTTCGAAGGATTCATGCtgagttttatattaattatgataAAGAAAATGGACGCAAATCGTTGAGAGATATCATTCCACGAGTACGAGCGCAGGTATTGAAAGGAGTACATTTAACTTTCAGTGGTTTGATACCTACTAATCAAAAGCTCCAACAAAGTCGAGCATATAAAGTTGCCAGAGCATTTGGGGCAGAAGTAGCACAA GACTTGACAGATAAAACTACACATTTAGTTGCAATTAGACCTGGCACTGCTAAAGTCAATACAGCTAAGAAAAATGGaaagataaaaattgtaaatccCGATTGGCTTTGGACATGTGCAGAACGCTGGGAACATGTTGATGAACGTCTATTTCCACTTACCATAAAG GCTCGAGCATCTAGAATACCACCTCCGCATTGTAGTAGTCCAGAACGCATAGATGAAGAAGAAAGACGGATGGAAAATACTTTTGCCGATAGTATTAATCCACTAATGTCATTTACACCAGAGGAGATAGAAATTATGGATAAAGAGGTTGAAGAGGATATGGACGATCAAGAAATGGAACCACCTGTTTTCGATATCGAAGATGACGATGGTGAAGAAGAATATGATCAAGGAGTTCGACAAGAAGGTTCCGATTCAGAAGATGCCATGCACAATGAAC AAAATTACGTAAATGAACCTCTGAGGAAAAAACCGAAATTTTGTCGGGGAAGTAGCGACGATGATTCATCAAGTGCTAAGGAAGATATGATGGAGgaggatgacgacgacgacgatgacgatccTGTAACACGATTTAGAAGAGGCGAAGACCTGCcggatgatttagatttaggTGATAATTCTCAGGATTCGATTGAAGATCTTGAAATAATGGACAATGAAGATGATCGAGAGTGGAACGCTATGGGAGCAGCTCTCGAAAGAGAATTTCTTTCTGAATGA
- the LOC117228398 gene encoding oligoribonuclease, whose translation MICTHGLRWYRKCLQLTLPSYLQKANTSTSNAGNDNSVNHIVWIDMEMTGLHVETSHIMEVACIITDKNLNVIGDEVNIVIHQPDEILDNMNDWCMKHHKETGLTDESRLSKTSVRNAEKVLLNHLQKHVKIGSCPLAGSSVYMDRMFLYKYMPSVNNYLHYRLIDTSTLKELIVRWNLNVPEFTKSAEHRALSDIKESIKELEYYKKNLFNL comes from the exons ATGATTTGTACGCATGGCTTAAGATGGTACAGAAAATGCCTTCAGTTAACTTTACCTTCTTATTTGCAAAAGG CCAATACATctacatcaaatgcaggcaacgaTAATTCAGTCAATCATATTGTTTGGATAGATATGGAA ATGACTGGACTTCATGTTGAAACATCCCATATAATGGAAGTTGCCTGCATAATTACAGATAAAAACTTAAATGTTATAGGTGATGAAGTAAATATAGTTATACATCAACCGGATGAAATACTAGATAATATGAATGATTGGTGCATGAAGCACCATAAAGAG acAGGTTTAACCGATGAATCACGTTTAAGTAAAACTAGTGTACGAAATGCTGAAAAAGTTCTACTTAATCATCTACAAAAGCATGTAAAAATAGGATCATGTCCACTTGCAGGCAGTTCTGTTTATATGGATCGTATGttcttatataaatatatgccgTCGGTTAATAATTACTTGCATTACAGACTTATAGATACCTCTACTCTCAAAGAATTAATAGT aAGGTGGAACTTGAATGTTCCTGAGTTTACAAAGAGTGCTGAACACAGAGCATTGTCTGATATAAAAGAAAGCATAAAAGAACTAGAATATTACAAAAAAaatctatttaatttataa
- the LOC117228407 gene encoding salivary endonuclease isoform X2 encodes MLMLQSGQSVLIACPGDKNKIVGTNVKEATATCQNGKNFDVNGVTRQFSTITCESNPQISTRILTQKCLGDKISIAVGYQLTNKFLTTYEVCRNDNTYETYYSKFKLTKANQGQSRYPRPTWRAENHFNGMDVDRLYYWETQRTVIQNLLGSNAPAAKRVNKQLFLSRGHLTAKADFVYGSQQNCTFQYLNAAPQWSTFNSKNWEVLESSVRNFTQAKSLDLEVYTGVHGAMTMADIHGNQRVITITYRHSKPLLVPKFFWKIIYHRPSRKGTAFVGLNDPFITNATPDLYLCTNRIDSHITWLSWLSNYTQGLSYACTVDDLRLQIPTIPPLKVVDILI; translated from the exons ATGTTGATGCTCCAATCAGGACAGTCTGTTCTCATAGCGTGCCCTGGCGACAAAAATAAAATTGTCGGCACTAATGTCAAAGAAGCGACAGCTACCTGtcaaaatggtaaaaattttgACGTCAATGGTGTGACTCGACAATTCTCAACAATAACTTGCGAAAGCAATCCTCAAATTAGCACCAGGATCCTGacacaaaaatgtctcggagACAAGATTTCCATTGCCGTTGGATACCAGTTGACTAACAAGTTCTTGACAACGTACGAAGTCTGCAGGAACGACAACACTTACGAAACTTACTATTCGAAATTCAAATTGACTAAAGCTAACCAAGGTCAATCTCGCTATCCCAG ACCAACATGGCGAGCAGAGAACCACTTCAATGGAATGGATGTGGATCGACTCTACTACTGGGAGACCCAGCGCACAGTAATCCAAAATCTTCTGGGCTCTAATGCGCCAGCAGCTAAACGCGTGAACAAGCAACTGTTCCTCTCACGAGGACACCTAACTGCCAAAGCTGACTTTGTCTACGGCAGTCAGCAGAACTGTACCTTTCAATACCTAAACGCAGCTCCACAATGGAGCACCTTCAATTCGAAAAATTGGGAAGTCCTGGAATCATCCGTCAGGAACTTCACGCAGGCTAAGTCTTTGGACCTGGAAGTCTACACTGGTGTCCACGGAGCAATGACGATGGCTGATATCCACGGGAATCAGCGAGTGATAACGATAACATACCGACACTCGAAGCCGTTGTTAGTGCCGAAATTCTTTTGGAAGATCATCTATCATCGGCCCAGCAGGAAAGGCACAGCCTTCGTGGGTCTGAACGATCCCTTCATCACAAACGCCACGCCGGATTTATATCTGTGCACTAACAGGATCGACTCACACATAACGTGGCTTTCATGGTTGTCAAACTACACCCAAGGTCTTTCGTATGCGTGCACCGTTGATGATCTCAGATTGCAAATTCCTACAATCCCTCCGCTGAAAGTGGtggatatattaatataa
- the LOC117228407 gene encoding salivary endonuclease isoform X1, with protein MFHLVSLVVTLCLTVTILADCDVSIAYNYYGDLKDPQPLILAENGDGFFYPNRGRMLMLQSGQSVLIACPGDKNKIVGTNVKEATATCQNGKNFDVNGVTRQFSTITCESNPQISTRILTQKCLGDKISIAVGYQLTNKFLTTYEVCRNDNTYETYYSKFKLTKANQGQSRYPRPTWRAENHFNGMDVDRLYYWETQRTVIQNLLGSNAPAAKRVNKQLFLSRGHLTAKADFVYGSQQNCTFQYLNAAPQWSTFNSKNWEVLESSVRNFTQAKSLDLEVYTGVHGAMTMADIHGNQRVITITYRHSKPLLVPKFFWKIIYHRPSRKGTAFVGLNDPFITNATPDLYLCTNRIDSHITWLSWLSNYTQGLSYACTVDDLRLQIPTIPPLKVVDILI; from the exons ATGTTTCATCTTGTTTCTTTGGTTGTGACTTTGTGTCTGACAGTGACAATCTTGG CGGATTGTGATGTCTCTATCGCATACAATTACTATGGAGACCTGAAAGATCCACAGCCATTGATCCTAGCGGAGAATGGCGATGGTTTTTTCTACCCGAATAGGGGACGGATGTTGATGCTCCAATCAGGACAGTCTGTTCTCATAGCGTGCCCTGGCGACAAAAATAAAATTGTCGGCACTAATGTCAAAGAAGCGACAGCTACCTGtcaaaatggtaaaaattttgACGTCAATGGTGTGACTCGACAATTCTCAACAATAACTTGCGAAAGCAATCCTCAAATTAGCACCAGGATCCTGacacaaaaatgtctcggagACAAGATTTCCATTGCCGTTGGATACCAGTTGACTAACAAGTTCTTGACAACGTACGAAGTCTGCAGGAACGACAACACTTACGAAACTTACTATTCGAAATTCAAATTGACTAAAGCTAACCAAGGTCAATCTCGCTATCCCAG ACCAACATGGCGAGCAGAGAACCACTTCAATGGAATGGATGTGGATCGACTCTACTACTGGGAGACCCAGCGCACAGTAATCCAAAATCTTCTGGGCTCTAATGCGCCAGCAGCTAAACGCGTGAACAAGCAACTGTTCCTCTCACGAGGACACCTAACTGCCAAAGCTGACTTTGTCTACGGCAGTCAGCAGAACTGTACCTTTCAATACCTAAACGCAGCTCCACAATGGAGCACCTTCAATTCGAAAAATTGGGAAGTCCTGGAATCATCCGTCAGGAACTTCACGCAGGCTAAGTCTTTGGACCTGGAAGTCTACACTGGTGTCCACGGAGCAATGACGATGGCTGATATCCACGGGAATCAGCGAGTGATAACGATAACATACCGACACTCGAAGCCGTTGTTAGTGCCGAAATTCTTTTGGAAGATCATCTATCATCGGCCCAGCAGGAAAGGCACAGCCTTCGTGGGTCTGAACGATCCCTTCATCACAAACGCCACGCCGGATTTATATCTGTGCACTAACAGGATCGACTCACACATAACGTGGCTTTCATGGTTGTCAAACTACACCCAAGGTCTTTCGTATGCGTGCACCGTTGATGATCTCAGATTGCAAATTCCTACAATCCCTCCGCTGAAAGTGGtggatatattaatataa
- the Vlet gene encoding COMM domain containing 10 protein valette: MATWITVTPRLEQGLDIVNGIDNSKFRLLINRICQTLQSGAAAKVFSVEEEEKLLVSLNLNKDDLAILLEAITTIYKQAARNIIKPQSMEITLKDTFQADNEKIQIFLNAWIAYGKGIIDNFRQESIFPIQVKDIDWCLNIQAASSAIKKDVRPMALLQLNLVGEQQSQLTVEFDKKGLTDLYQNLEKIQSQLDALK; the protein is encoded by the exons ATGGCAACTTGGATCACAGTGACTCCGCG ACTCGAACAAGGCTTAGACATAGTAAATGGAATAGATAATAGTAAATTTCGATTACTCATAAATCGTATCTGCCAAACCCTTCAATCCGGTGCAGCTGCAAAAGTATTCAGTGTTGAGGAAGAAGAAAAGCTGTTAGTttcattaaatttaaataaagatgatttagctattCTTTTGGAAGCAATAACAACAATTTACAAACAAGCTGCACGTAATATTATAAAACCACAGTCTATGGAGATAACTTTAAAAGACACTTTTCAAGCTGACaatgaaaaaattcaaatatttttgaatgCTTGGATAGCATATGGTAAAGGAATAATAGATAATTTCAGACAAGAATCAATATTTCCTATTCAG gTCAAAGATATCGATTGGTGTTTGAATATTCAAGCTGCATCGTCTGCTATTAAAAAGGATGTACGTCCAATGGCATTATTGCAATTAAACTTGGTAGGAGAACAACAATCTCAATTAACAGTTGAATTTGATAAAAAGGGGCTAACTGATCTATATCAAAATTTAGAGAAAATACAGTCGCAATTAGATGCTCTCaaataa